One region of Jatrophihabitans cynanchi genomic DNA includes:
- a CDS encoding dihydrodipicolinate synthase family protein codes for MTNHVERPTDPGPAASSSRLALPAPGVLVPIVTPLLPSGSPDLESFDSLLEFGIAAGVDGFLVLGSSGEAVALSADERYQVATRAQAYCRGRAHIMLGVVAHGTKDAGADAQRLDAIGADSLLLTAPAGFAMSQTELGGHFRTVAGLVDTPVVAYEVPTRVGVSLSAELIAELGADGTIVAVKDSSGDLVRGRAVSEATRGLPGFVRYTGCEQCIDGAILGGYDGAIAGLANVFPQFHVELIRRVAAGDWPGASRVQGLIMRLLELYFHPLEYASFSAQFFAVVKEALVQRGVIAHGTTSAPLVQADESIRVHVAKILELGRELEAELRDSRPAATTLG; via the coding sequence ATGACGAACCACGTCGAGCGCCCCACGGATCCGGGGCCGGCCGCGAGTTCGAGCCGGCTGGCTCTGCCCGCGCCCGGGGTTCTGGTCCCGATCGTCACCCCCCTGCTCCCGAGCGGCAGTCCGGACCTGGAGTCCTTCGACTCGCTGCTCGAGTTCGGTATCGCGGCCGGCGTCGACGGCTTCCTGGTGCTCGGGTCATCGGGCGAAGCCGTGGCACTCAGCGCGGACGAGCGTTACCAAGTTGCAACGCGCGCACAGGCGTACTGCCGCGGCCGCGCCCACATCATGCTCGGCGTGGTCGCGCACGGCACCAAGGACGCCGGAGCAGACGCGCAGCGGCTGGATGCGATCGGAGCGGACAGTCTGCTTCTCACCGCACCGGCCGGTTTCGCGATGTCGCAGACGGAGCTCGGCGGCCACTTCCGCACCGTCGCGGGGCTGGTCGACACACCCGTCGTGGCGTACGAGGTTCCCACGCGCGTCGGCGTGTCGCTGTCCGCCGAACTCATCGCCGAGCTGGGCGCCGACGGCACGATCGTCGCGGTCAAGGACTCCTCCGGCGATCTCGTCCGCGGCCGGGCGGTGTCCGAGGCGACGCGCGGCCTGCCGGGATTCGTCCGCTACACCGGCTGTGAGCAGTGCATAGACGGGGCGATCCTCGGCGGCTACGACGGCGCGATCGCGGGGCTGGCCAACGTGTTCCCGCAGTTCCACGTCGAGCTCATCCGCCGCGTGGCCGCCGGCGACTGGCCCGGCGCGTCCAGGGTGCAGGGCTTGATCATGCGGCTGCTCGAGCTGTACTTCCACCCGTTGGAGTACGCGAGCTTCTCGGCGCAGTTCTTCGCAGTCGTCAAGGAAGCGCTCGTGCAGCGCGGCGTCATCGCCCACGGCACCACCAGCGCGCCGCTCGTCCAGGCCGACGAATCGATCCGGGTCCACGTGGCGAAGATCCTCGAGCTCGGCAGGGAACTCGAGGCCGAGCTGCGCGACAGCCGCCCGGCGGCCACGACCCTCGGGTGA
- a CDS encoding pyridoxal-phosphate dependent enzyme → MVPSAVGSAGASVLLCRGCTATRERGSLDYRCHICGGEFVVRIGEPRSGPAYSDVGMWRDSAWLPVDDRGAVVSLGEGDTPVVDLDAAAELHIGSVAMKCEHLNPTGSFKDRIASVAVSLAVERGVTGLVGTSSGNGGAAAAAYCARAGLALTLFALSDVVPQKLLQIRAFGARVFLVDGLGHDATATETAATTISQHAAAAGLFPFLTGGRYSPEAMEGAKTIAHEIARQRPETTVVYAPVGGGGLLAGLGRGFAEVARSGQRVPRLVAVQPKGCATLAAALRGDMRGLSGDCDTTISGLQVAQLFDAFGAVDAIDAGNGHVIEVSDAQVHAAQAVLARSDGLLVEPAGATAYAGARADAERGALDPADRVIVIGTGAGYKDTGALQQLAGLEALPRVGPARIREVLDGHA, encoded by the coding sequence ATGGTGCCGTCGGCTGTCGGTAGCGCGGGCGCGTCGGTGCTGCTGTGCCGGGGCTGCACGGCGACCCGGGAACGGGGATCGCTCGACTACCGGTGCCACATCTGTGGCGGCGAATTCGTCGTGCGCATCGGCGAGCCACGGTCCGGTCCGGCCTACTCCGACGTCGGGATGTGGCGCGACTCGGCCTGGCTGCCGGTCGACGATCGCGGTGCCGTGGTGTCGCTCGGCGAGGGTGACACGCCGGTGGTCGACCTCGACGCCGCCGCGGAGCTGCACATCGGCTCTGTCGCGATGAAGTGCGAGCACCTCAATCCGACCGGATCGTTCAAGGACCGGATCGCCTCGGTCGCTGTGTCGCTCGCGGTCGAGCGCGGCGTGACCGGGCTGGTGGGCACGTCCTCGGGTAACGGGGGTGCCGCCGCGGCCGCGTACTGCGCGCGGGCCGGCCTCGCGCTGACTTTGTTCGCGCTCAGCGACGTCGTGCCGCAGAAGCTGCTCCAGATCAGGGCCTTCGGCGCCCGCGTGTTCCTGGTCGACGGCCTGGGACACGACGCCACCGCCACCGAGACGGCCGCCACGACGATCTCGCAGCACGCGGCGGCGGCGGGCCTGTTCCCCTTCCTGACGGGTGGCCGCTACTCCCCGGAGGCGATGGAGGGCGCCAAGACGATCGCGCACGAGATCGCCCGCCAGCGGCCGGAGACGACCGTGGTGTACGCGCCGGTCGGCGGCGGCGGGCTGCTGGCCGGGCTCGGCCGCGGATTCGCGGAGGTCGCGCGCTCGGGTCAGCGGGTTCCGCGCCTCGTCGCGGTCCAGCCGAAGGGTTGCGCCACGCTGGCTGCTGCCCTGCGCGGCGACATGCGCGGCCTGTCCGGCGACTGTGACACCACGATCTCGGGACTGCAGGTGGCGCAGCTGTTCGACGCCTTCGGCGCGGTGGACGCGATCGACGCCGGTAACGGGCACGTCATCGAGGTGAGCGACGCGCAGGTGCATGCCGCACAGGCCGTCCTTGCCCGCTCCGACGGGCTGCTGGTCGAGCCCGCCGGGGCGACGGCTTACGCCGGCGCGCGGGCCGACGCCGAACGCGGCGCGCTCGATCCGGCCGATCGCGTGATCGTCATCGGTACCGGCGCCGGCTACAAGGACACCGGCGCGCTCCAACAACTGGCCGGGCTCGAGGCGCTACCGCGCGTGGGCCCGGCCCGGATTCGCGAGGTGCTCGATGGTCATGCCTAA
- a CDS encoding SDR family NAD(P)-dependent oxidoreductase, whose amino-acid sequence MPKSPAGTFSLNGKVAIVTGGAGLYGQHIAEALAGAGAHVVLAARGVDACETVARDLRQRGFGADSAELDLTSEESIVRLRDTVVARHGRIDILVNNAVARGGGTVRDTTAADWTATSTVNSLGTFLISRECGEQMIAQGSGVFVNIASIYGMVGPDFSIYGDTGMTNPAFYAYDKGGLINFTRYLAMAYAPYGIRANCISPGGLATPDQPAEFVANYTAAVPLGRLAGPEDIKGPVVFLASAASAYVTGVNLPVDGGWTAK is encoded by the coding sequence ATGCCTAAGTCTCCGGCCGGAACCTTCTCGCTCAACGGCAAGGTCGCGATCGTCACCGGGGGAGCGGGGCTATACGGGCAACACATCGCCGAGGCGCTGGCGGGGGCCGGCGCCCACGTCGTGCTGGCGGCACGCGGTGTCGACGCCTGCGAGACCGTCGCTCGCGACCTTCGGCAGCGCGGCTTCGGAGCGGATTCGGCCGAGCTGGACCTGACGTCGGAGGAGTCGATCGTCCGGCTGCGCGACACGGTGGTTGCCCGGCACGGCCGCATCGACATCCTGGTGAACAACGCGGTCGCGCGGGGCGGCGGAACGGTCCGCGACACCACGGCGGCGGATTGGACGGCGACGTCCACCGTCAACTCGTTGGGTACGTTCCTGATCAGTCGCGAATGCGGCGAGCAGATGATCGCGCAGGGCTCCGGCGTGTTCGTCAATATCGCATCGATCTACGGCATGGTCGGGCCGGACTTCTCGATCTACGGGGACACGGGAATGACCAACCCGGCGTTCTATGCCTACGACAAGGGCGGCCTGATCAACTTCACCCGCTACCTCGCCATGGCCTATGCACCCTACGGGATACGGGCGAACTGCATCAGCCCCGGCGGCCTGGCAACGCCGGACCAGCCCGCGGAGTTCGTGGCCAACTACACCGCGGCCGTGCCGCTCGGACGGCTCGCCGGACCGGAGGACATCAAGGGCCCGGTCGTGTTCCTCGCCTCGGCGGCGTCGGCGTACGTCACCGGAGTGAACCTCCCGGTCGACGGCGGTTGGACGGCCAAGTAG
- a CDS encoding Gfo/Idh/MocA family protein, whose product MTVIGVTGVGSIGARHARVFGELAGVEVVVHDAVASPADLATRLGPVVRVVPTLAALLDAGVDGLVVASPDEVHAEAALAACERSVPVLLEKPIADTVEAAELIAGAATATGTPVLMGYVLRHVRCLHRVRALLDVGTIGLPVSFQVMLGAYETLQVARNRFDRSGYGALFRDYSHEWDYLRWLLAPITGGFALARAAGTLDLMQDPNVVDVVLRLADGTTGTAHLDYVQSPGTRGFTIVGDRGTVQVDVPRGEVRVRRPDADETVEYDVESRDDAFRAQAAHFVAVAARTAEPVVDVADGLAALKVADALRRSAMQHRWVDVG is encoded by the coding sequence GTGACCGTCATCGGTGTCACCGGCGTCGGTTCGATCGGGGCCCGGCACGCCCGGGTGTTCGGCGAGCTGGCAGGCGTCGAGGTCGTGGTGCACGACGCCGTGGCGAGTCCGGCCGACCTCGCGACGCGGCTCGGGCCGGTGGTGCGTGTCGTGCCCACCCTCGCCGCGCTGCTGGATGCGGGAGTCGACGGGCTCGTCGTCGCGTCACCGGACGAGGTCCACGCCGAAGCCGCACTCGCCGCCTGCGAACGATCCGTCCCGGTCCTGCTCGAGAAACCGATCGCCGACACGGTCGAGGCGGCCGAACTGATCGCAGGTGCCGCAACTGCGACCGGCACCCCGGTCCTGATGGGGTACGTACTGCGTCACGTGCGCTGTCTGCACCGCGTGCGGGCCCTGCTCGACGTCGGCACGATCGGCCTCCCCGTCTCGTTCCAGGTGATGCTGGGGGCCTACGAGACGTTGCAGGTGGCACGGAACCGCTTCGATCGATCCGGCTACGGCGCCCTGTTCCGCGACTACAGCCACGAATGGGACTACCTGCGCTGGCTGCTCGCCCCGATCACCGGCGGGTTCGCGCTGGCGCGCGCCGCCGGCACCCTGGACCTGATGCAGGATCCGAACGTGGTCGACGTGGTGCTGCGGCTGGCCGACGGCACTACGGGCACGGCGCACCTGGACTACGTGCAGTCGCCGGGCACACGTGGGTTCACGATCGTCGGCGACCGGGGCACCGTGCAGGTCGACGTGCCCCGCGGTGAGGTCCGCGTCCGTCGTCCCGACGCGGACGAGACCGTCGAGTACGACGTCGAATCGCGCGACGACGCCTTCCGTGCACAGGCCGCGCACTTCGTCGCGGTAGCGGCGCGAACGGCCGAGCCGGTCGTGGACGTCGCCGACGGACTGGCGGCGCTGAAGGTCGCGGATGCGCTGCGGCGATCGGCGATGCAGCACCGCTGGGTCGACGTCGGCTGA
- a CDS encoding M81 family metallopeptidase — protein MTGRVGIVGVWHETNTYSARATTLADFEAFELRTGDALEAHNRGIGTVIGGFYDTPDVDLVPVFSAGAWPSGPAEPEAMARILQDVHDELRRAGPLDAVLLNLHGAMVAVGTADVEAAVVATVRDVVGDVPIGAVLDLHANPSPALVENCDVLVSYDTYPHVDMRERGREVGGLVTQLLAGRQLRTSVRKVPLLVCPLAQATESGPMRRVQQAAAARAAAADLARLCVVGGFAYSDVDRAGMSVLAVHDADSAAAADAVLDATVADIAEHAGEFAVARDDVRTAVARAIASTRRPVFLADVADNVGGGSPGDGTALLRELLAVGATGAVVTIADREVARLAERLGEGAGIDTVLGAKTDRMHGEPLRVSGRVERISDGTYRTTGYYMTGQTFSMGITAVLSIAGNTVVVTETAVPPFHAEQLSSVGVDVRAASIVVVKGALAWRGAYEDVAGEIIEVATPGVCPVDVSTLPRLSEPMSV, from the coding sequence ATGACCGGACGGGTCGGGATAGTCGGTGTCTGGCACGAGACCAACACATACTCCGCTCGCGCCACCACCCTCGCCGACTTCGAAGCCTTCGAGCTGCGCACCGGCGATGCTCTCGAGGCACACAATCGCGGCATCGGCACGGTGATCGGCGGGTTCTACGACACGCCTGACGTCGACCTGGTGCCGGTGTTCTCGGCCGGCGCGTGGCCCTCCGGTCCGGCCGAGCCCGAAGCGATGGCGCGGATCCTCCAGGACGTGCACGACGAGCTGCGTCGGGCGGGCCCCCTGGACGCGGTGCTGCTCAACCTGCACGGCGCGATGGTGGCCGTCGGCACGGCCGACGTCGAGGCGGCCGTTGTCGCCACGGTGCGCGACGTCGTCGGTGACGTGCCGATCGGGGCGGTGCTGGACCTGCACGCCAACCCGTCACCCGCGCTCGTGGAGAACTGCGACGTCCTCGTCAGCTACGACACCTATCCGCACGTCGACATGCGAGAGCGCGGGCGCGAGGTCGGCGGCCTCGTCACCCAACTGCTCGCCGGGCGGCAGCTGCGCACCAGCGTGCGCAAGGTGCCGTTGCTCGTCTGTCCACTCGCGCAGGCAACCGAGAGCGGCCCGATGCGGCGGGTGCAGCAGGCCGCGGCGGCGCGCGCCGCCGCGGCCGACCTGGCCCGCCTCTGCGTCGTCGGCGGGTTCGCCTACAGCGACGTCGACCGCGCCGGGATGAGCGTGCTCGCGGTGCACGACGCCGACTCCGCGGCGGCAGCCGATGCGGTGCTCGACGCCACGGTGGCGGACATCGCGGAGCACGCCGGTGAGTTCGCGGTGGCGAGGGACGATGTCAGGACGGCGGTCGCGCGCGCGATCGCATCGACCCGGCGACCGGTCTTTCTGGCCGACGTCGCCGACAACGTCGGCGGAGGCAGTCCCGGAGACGGCACCGCGCTGCTGCGCGAACTGCTGGCGGTCGGGGCGACCGGTGCAGTCGTGACCATCGCCGACCGCGAGGTCGCCCGGCTCGCCGAACGGCTCGGCGAGGGGGCCGGTATCGACACCGTGCTGGGCGCCAAGACCGACCGGATGCACGGCGAACCGCTGCGGGTCTCGGGACGGGTGGAGCGGATCAGTGACGGGACCTACCGCACCACGGGCTACTACATGACCGGCCAGACGTTCTCGATGGGCATCACAGCCGTGTTGTCGATCGCCGGCAACACGGTCGTGGTGACCGAGACGGCCGTGCCGCCGTTTCATGCCGAGCAGCTCTCGTCCGTCGGTGTCGACGTGCGCGCCGCCTCGATCGTGGTGGTCAAGGGAGCGTTGGCCTGGCGCGGGGCGTACGAAGACGTCGCCGGGGAGATCATCGAGGTGGCAACACCCGGCGTGTGCCCGGTGGACGTGTCGACCCTTCCCCGGCTCAGCGAACCGATGTCGGTGTAG
- a CDS encoding aspartate aminotransferase family protein: MTGTPVRTHSEAFRQRALISVPGGVNSNVRLSAPPVFFARGAGARLWDVDDNEYIDYVLGQGPHFLGHANAAVNEAVSDACTRGMLFGGQNALEVQACELTLAALGWADMIRLGMTGTECVQAALRAARAATGRSTFVHFEGHYHGWLDNVLVHTSGQQSGVASAGQLSSHLADSHMLPWNDAEALAALLSVSGDTIAAVIMEPMMVNAGGIEPLPGYLQRVRELCDQHGVVLIFDEVITGFRIALGGAAEKYGVTPDLATYGKAMAGGWPVAGLAGRRDLMEPFGTGVVNHSGTFNGSVMAAAAVVATQQLLQSDPPYERVDAYGTELMAQLAKLAERYEIPLRVQGVAAAFHVSFGDPAPVRDLRSLDRLDLDRYAGFATRLADHGLWLAQRGIWYVSAAHGEQELTDTVERVEAALAEQLP, translated from the coding sequence ATGACAGGTACCCCGGTGCGGACGCACTCCGAGGCGTTCCGGCAGCGAGCCCTGATCAGCGTTCCCGGCGGCGTGAACTCCAACGTGCGCCTTTCGGCCCCGCCGGTCTTCTTCGCGCGTGGCGCGGGTGCGCGGCTCTGGGACGTCGACGACAACGAGTACATCGACTACGTGCTCGGCCAGGGGCCGCACTTCCTCGGTCACGCCAACGCGGCTGTCAACGAGGCGGTCAGTGACGCGTGCACTCGCGGGATGCTGTTCGGCGGCCAGAACGCGCTGGAGGTGCAGGCCTGCGAGCTGACCCTCGCCGCCCTCGGCTGGGCCGACATGATCCGGCTCGGGATGACGGGTACCGAGTGCGTCCAGGCAGCCTTGCGGGCCGCGCGTGCCGCGACCGGGCGATCGACGTTCGTGCACTTCGAGGGTCACTACCACGGCTGGCTCGACAACGTCCTGGTGCATACGTCCGGGCAGCAGTCGGGCGTCGCCAGCGCAGGCCAGTTGAGCAGCCACCTCGCCGACAGCCACATGCTGCCGTGGAACGACGCCGAGGCGTTGGCCGCGCTGCTGAGCGTCTCGGGCGACACCATCGCGGCGGTGATCATGGAGCCGATGATGGTCAACGCGGGCGGCATCGAACCGTTGCCGGGCTACCTGCAACGTGTCCGCGAGCTGTGCGATCAGCATGGCGTGGTGCTGATCTTCGACGAGGTCATCACGGGCTTCCGGATCGCCCTCGGCGGTGCGGCCGAGAAGTACGGCGTCACGCCCGACCTGGCGACGTACGGCAAGGCGATGGCCGGCGGCTGGCCGGTGGCCGGCCTCGCCGGCCGCCGCGACCTTATGGAGCCGTTCGGGACGGGGGTCGTGAACCATTCCGGGACCTTCAACGGCTCCGTCATGGCGGCCGCAGCCGTCGTCGCCACGCAGCAACTGCTGCAGTCCGATCCGCCGTACGAGCGCGTCGACGCGTACGGCACCGAACTGATGGCGCAGCTGGCCAAGCTCGCCGAGCGATACGAGATCCCGTTGCGCGTGCAGGGCGTCGCGGCCGCCTTCCACGTCAGCTTCGGTGACCCCGCGCCGGTGCGCGACCTGCGCAGCCTGGACCGCCTCGACCTCGACCGGTACGCCGGCTTCGCCACGCGCCTGGCCGACCACGGGCTGTGGCTGGCGCAACGCGGCATCTGGTACGTGTCGGCCGCACACGGCGAGCAGGAACTCACCGACACCGTCGAGCGAGTCGAGGCGGCGCTCGCCGAGCAACTGCCATGA
- a CDS encoding succinylglutamate desuccinylase/aspartoacylase family protein has protein sequence MIEQHDLDGEHTLEINVFGPDAGPTLAVLGGVHGDELEGVLAARMLTAHLGALPSGSLSGRVKVVPVSNPLAFAARSRTSPADGANLARVFPGRPDGQVTERIADLLSTQVIAGADLLVDLHSAGARYEMPVFAGYVADAPLGERSAAATYAFGAPVVWEHRGTGPGRSLSAAEELGVASLYVEGSGGGGLVGSDLDIYLHGLLRLLSWLGLTSTQHPPPAEPLVLRGDDGNVDASLACSIGGYCVTRVRSGQQVESGQLLAEILDETGNSIQQIRSPRRGSVMMLRRRAEVEPGDGIAMLGPVPQGRTS, from the coding sequence GTGATCGAGCAGCACGATCTCGACGGGGAGCACACCCTCGAGATCAATGTCTTCGGGCCGGATGCCGGGCCCACCCTCGCGGTCCTCGGCGGGGTCCACGGCGACGAGCTGGAGGGTGTTCTCGCCGCGCGCATGCTCACCGCGCACCTCGGCGCGCTGCCGTCCGGCTCGCTGAGCGGCCGGGTGAAGGTCGTCCCCGTCAGCAACCCGCTCGCCTTCGCCGCGCGGTCGCGGACCAGCCCGGCCGACGGCGCGAACCTGGCCCGGGTGTTTCCCGGCCGGCCGGACGGGCAGGTCACCGAACGGATCGCCGACCTGCTGAGCACGCAGGTGATCGCGGGAGCCGATCTGCTCGTCGATCTGCACTCGGCCGGGGCGCGTTACGAGATGCCGGTGTTCGCCGGATACGTGGCCGACGCGCCGCTCGGAGAGCGTTCGGCAGCCGCCACGTACGCCTTCGGGGCACCCGTCGTGTGGGAGCACCGGGGGACCGGGCCGGGCCGCTCGCTGTCGGCTGCCGAGGAGCTCGGGGTCGCGTCGCTCTACGTCGAGGGCAGCGGTGGTGGCGGCCTGGTCGGCAGCGATCTCGACATCTACCTGCACGGCCTCCTGCGCCTGCTGTCCTGGCTCGGCCTGACGTCGACGCAGCACCCGCCGCCGGCCGAACCGCTCGTTCTCCGTGGCGACGACGGGAACGTCGATGCCTCGCTGGCCTGCTCGATCGGGGGCTATTGCGTCACCCGGGTCCGCTCGGGCCAGCAGGTCGAGTCCGGTCAGCTGCTCGCCGAAATCCTCGACGAGACGGGCAACAGCATCCAGCAGATCCGCAGCCCGCGGCGCGGTTCCGTCATGATGCTGCGGCGCCGCGCGGAGGTCGAGCCGGGGGACGGGATCGCGATGCTCGGCCCGGTCCCGCAGGGTCGCACATCATGA
- a CDS encoding MBL fold metallo-hydrolase, translating into MRLLPGVHLVGSGWLGFGLSDRDDSHVFLVHDGDDAVLVDAGCGLASERIAQHIDDAGVPGGTVSRILLTHAHPDHAAGASSLAELLGAQVLAAPVTADILRRGDEDAAGLTVARAAGLYPPPVRLQAGEVHEIDDGDIVRVGGIELRIIATPGHAAGHLCFAAQLGGRTVLFSGDLVFSRGRVAVLGTPDTDLRQLATSLRRVAALRPDVLLPGHGTPVLDDAFAHLDAAVAALDRQQLPPPLLP; encoded by the coding sequence ATGAGGCTGCTCCCGGGCGTTCACCTGGTCGGCAGTGGTTGGCTCGGCTTCGGTCTGAGCGACCGCGACGACAGCCACGTCTTCCTGGTCCACGACGGCGACGACGCGGTGCTCGTCGACGCCGGCTGCGGCCTGGCGAGCGAGCGGATCGCCCAGCACATCGACGACGCCGGGGTCCCGGGCGGCACCGTGTCGCGGATCCTGCTCACCCATGCCCACCCCGACCATGCCGCCGGCGCGAGCTCGCTGGCCGAGCTGCTCGGGGCGCAGGTGCTTGCCGCCCCGGTCACGGCGGACATCCTGCGTCGCGGGGACGAGGATGCGGCCGGGCTCACCGTGGCCCGCGCCGCCGGCCTCTATCCGCCACCGGTGCGGCTGCAGGCCGGCGAGGTGCACGAGATCGACGACGGCGACATTGTGCGCGTCGGCGGTATCGAGCTCCGGATCATCGCCACGCCGGGCCACGCGGCCGGGCACCTGTGCTTCGCTGCCCAGCTGGGCGGGCGCACCGTGCTGTTCTCCGGTGACCTGGTGTTCTCGCGCGGGCGGGTCGCCGTACTCGGCACGCCGGACACCGACCTGCGCCAACTCGCCACGAGCCTGCGCCGCGTCGCCGCGCTTCGGCCGGACGTGCTGCTGCCCGGGCACGGAACGCCGGTGCTCGACGACGCCTTCGCGCATCTCGACGCCGCCGTCGCCGCGCTGGACCGGCAACAACTACCGCCGCCGCTGCTGCCGTGA
- a CDS encoding SDR family NAD(P)-dependent oxidoreductase has translation MTANERAGSLAGQVALVTGGGTGIGAAITARLADTGASVVLGQSTQDRADAAVAALAAPGRAISGIGADLADAAACRDLVAAVLSRHGRIDILVNNAGVTGAPATGPFLEFTDEHLDRVIDVNLKAAFRCGRDAARDMARRGAGVIVNVSSVAAYAAQRDASAYVASKAGLVGLTRGMAFELAPTGVRVVGVAPGDIVVGATNSAGRSPAAGPDRAWLRDTPLGRRGTPEDVASVVAFLCSDGAGFITGETILVDGGWLSY, from the coding sequence ATGACCGCGAACGAGCGGGCCGGCTCGTTGGCCGGGCAGGTCGCACTGGTTACCGGCGGTGGCACCGGCATCGGCGCGGCGATCACCGCCCGGTTGGCCGACACCGGCGCCTCGGTCGTGCTCGGTCAGTCGACACAGGATCGCGCCGACGCCGCCGTAGCCGCACTGGCCGCACCAGGGCGGGCGATCAGCGGTATCGGTGCCGACCTCGCCGACGCCGCGGCGTGCCGCGACCTCGTGGCCGCGGTGCTGAGCCGCCACGGCCGGATCGACATCCTCGTGAACAACGCGGGGGTCACCGGCGCCCCCGCGACCGGCCCGTTCCTCGAATTCACCGACGAGCACCTCGACCGGGTCATCGACGTCAACCTCAAGGCGGCGTTCCGGTGCGGACGGGACGCGGCTCGCGACATGGCGCGCCGGGGCGCGGGCGTCATCGTCAACGTCTCGTCGGTCGCCGCCTACGCCGCGCAACGCGACGCCAGCGCCTACGTAGCATCCAAGGCGGGCCTGGTCGGGCTCACCCGCGGCATGGCGTTCGAGCTCGCGCCGACGGGCGTCCGCGTCGTCGGCGTCGCGCCGGGCGACATCGTCGTCGGTGCTACCAACAGTGCTGGCCGGAGCCCTGCCGCGGGGCCGGACCGGGCCTGGCTCCGCGACACTCCGCTCGGGCGCCGCGGGACACCCGAGGACGTCGCCTCCGTCGTCGCCTTCCTGTGTTCGGACGGTGCCGGCTTCATCACGGGCGAGACGATCCTCGTCGACGGCGGCTGGCTCTCTTACTAG
- a CDS encoding Gfo/Idh/MocA family protein, which yields MAMRILQIGGGSMGTRRMRDLRGPDHAGSPTSIWLLDAREDRRAAALDRFGIPGVANLDEALALEPDAFVISTPPHLHQQFVRTALESGKHVFCEADIWPFELDLVERAQAAHPGLVAAPSATLRFQPVVREVARIVAEELGQLHAFGYVLSVDAASWHPGEGSEYYARHRSTAPAREMTAFELIALQHIFGPAASVSGLVQQRGSRASDTEDTFSLQYRTEAGAAGQLTVLMASPQVARRGWAAGENGMVHFDLLTGLVDRQLPSRGLEDSRKICDWAGTLEAVYLDEISTFVAAVAGTAVWPYSYRESRLVCGTLAAAELSTMTGNVEAVRSDLAPAAVPDAYAPSASMPG from the coding sequence ATGGCGATGCGCATTCTGCAGATCGGCGGCGGCTCGATGGGTACGCGACGCATGCGCGACCTCCGCGGCCCGGACCACGCCGGCTCCCCCACCTCGATCTGGCTGCTCGATGCCCGCGAGGACCGCCGCGCCGCCGCGCTCGATCGATTCGGCATACCCGGCGTCGCGAACCTGGACGAGGCGCTCGCGCTCGAGCCCGACGCGTTCGTGATCTCGACGCCGCCACACCTGCACCAGCAGTTCGTCCGCACCGCACTGGAGTCGGGCAAACACGTGTTCTGCGAGGCGGACATCTGGCCGTTCGAGCTGGACCTGGTCGAACGTGCGCAGGCGGCGCACCCCGGTCTCGTCGCGGCACCTTCGGCAACGCTGCGTTTCCAGCCCGTGGTGCGCGAGGTCGCGCGCATCGTCGCCGAGGAGCTGGGACAACTGCACGCCTTCGGTTACGTGCTCTCGGTCGACGCGGCGTCCTGGCATCCGGGCGAGGGCAGCGAGTACTACGCGCGCCATCGCTCGACGGCCCCGGCGCGGGAGATGACCGCGTTCGAGCTGATCGCCCTGCAGCACATCTTCGGGCCGGCAGCGAGCGTGTCCGGGCTGGTGCAGCAGCGCGGAAGCCGCGCCTCGGACACCGAGGACACCTTCAGCCTGCAGTACCGGACCGAAGCCGGTGCCGCCGGGCAGCTCACCGTGCTGATGGCCTCGCCGCAGGTCGCGCGTCGCGGGTGGGCGGCCGGGGAGAACGGCATGGTGCACTTCGACCTGCTCACCGGCCTCGTCGACCGGCAGCTCCCGAGCCGCGGCCTGGAGGACTCGCGCAAGATCTGCGATTGGGCCGGCACCCTTGAAGCCGTCTACCTCGACGAGATCTCGACGTTCGTCGCCGCGGTCGCCGGCACCGCCGTCTGGCCGTACAGCTACCGCGAGTCGCGACTGGTCTGCGGCACCCTCGCCGCTGCCGAGCTCAGCACGATGACGGGGAACGTCGAAGCCGTGCGGTCGGACCTCGCGCCGGCAGCGGTCCCCGACGCGTATGCGCCGAGTGCGAGCATGCCCGGATGA